Within Leptospira noumeaensis, the genomic segment ACAGAGGAAATTGATCGCATCATGGGACTTGAGTTAGGTGCTGATGACTATATCACTAAACCATTTTCGGTTCGCGAACTCAAAACAAGAGTGGATGTATTCTTTCGCAGATGGGATAAAAAAATTGGGATCAAACCCAATGTGGGCCAAGCTGGAGAAATCATTCGTGGTGCTCTGAAAATTGATTCCATTCGTCGTCGTGTCACTCTGAACGAAAACATCATCAACATTTCTAGAAAGGAATTTGACATCTTACAACTCTTAGCTGGTTCTCCTGGAAAAGTTTTTTCTCGCGAAATGATTTTGGAATCGGTTTGGGGAGTGGAATGGGATGGATTCGAAAGGATGATCGACAGTCATATCAAACGCATTCGTTCTAAACTAGAAAAAAACTCCGCACAACCAGAATGGATCGAAACCATTTGGGGAATCGGATATCGTTTCACTGACAATTTTGAAAACATAGTTGTGCCAGACTAACATTCGTCATGGAAGAAGTGAAAAAAGACAAATCCCTCATCGACGAAATCAAGTTGTATGAGAAAAAAGCCAAAGAAATTGAACAAAGAGCCAAGGAGAAGTATATGGAACAAGTAAGCGACATCAAACAAAAGTTAGGTAAAGCAAGTGAAGAGGCTTCTATCAAAGCAAAAGAAGTCATTGACAATGTAGGATCTTACGTAAAAGAACACCCACAAAAAGCAGCCGTCATTGGATTTGGTGTGGGACTTGGTCTTGGACTCGCCCTCGGTTGGTTTTTTAAGAAAAAATAATTGGACGAGAAACATACAAAACATCGCAAAAAAGGCGGGATCAAAGCCGCCTTTGAAGAATTAGTCGCTAAACTTGTCGCTTACGGCGAAGTGATGGCGATTTACATCCAAAAGAATCTCCAAATTTACATCAAAAATTTGGTTTTGTCTTCTGTATGGGTCTTCACTTCCTTCTTCCTTATTTTTTTAGGCCTACTGTACATTTCGTACGGAGTTTTCTTAAGTTTTCAAAAGTTTTTATCCAGTGGAGATCCTATTTTTGCTAGTTTTGGAACTGGATTTGGATTTTTAATTTTTGCCATTTTGTTTTTATCACTCGTTCTAAAGAAAAAATAATTCCATGCGTTTCAATCCCCTAACAGACCATGAACGATATTTAGACAAAGATCCAAAAGACATGTCTCTATCCGAACTTAGGATGTTACTCAAAATCAAACGAATGGACTTACAACTTGGTTGGAATGAGTTTGAAGGCAAAATTAAATTCTGGCAACGAGTGGTTCGTTCCGTCCGTGAATCAGGAATGGTCGACCAAGTGAAAGAAGGATTTCAATCCTACTTACAAAATAAATCTCCAAAAGAATAAGGGTTTCCCCTCTCTTAGCCGATCTTTGTAAAAACAAACAAGGACTTCCTATGGCTTCAGAAGAAATTTTAGTATTTACCACAATTGGCGACCGCGATATGGCGGAAGAACAAATCTCCGAAATGTTAGAACAAGGAATCATTATATCGGGAACCATTTTTCCGGAAGTAGAACTTGTTTATCTATGGGAAGGAAAAATCACTGTCGACACCGAAAACAAAATCCTTCTCAAAGCAAAAGCTGACAAATACAATGCGATCGAAGAATTCATTATGAAACGTCACCCATACATTGCCCCAGAAATCATTCGTA encodes:
- a CDS encoding response regulator transcription factor, which encodes MKNILVIEDDPDIGNLIRKSLDSAHYTTSVFENGEDGLKFYKSNHPDLVILDLSLPDIDGMEICRSIRKADESTPIFILSARTEEIDRIMGLELGADDYITKPFSVRELKTRVDVFFRRWDKKIGIKPNVGQAGEIIRGALKIDSIRRRVTLNENIINISRKEFDILQLLAGSPGKVFSREMILESVWGVEWDGFERMIDSHIKRIRSKLEKNSAQPEWIETIWGIGYRFTDNFENIVVPD
- a CDS encoding DUF883 family protein; translation: MEEVKKDKSLIDEIKLYEKKAKEIEQRAKEKYMEQVSDIKQKLGKASEEASIKAKEVIDNVGSYVKEHPQKAAVIGFGVGLGLGLALGWFFKKK
- a CDS encoding LBF_4227 family protein, whose protein sequence is MDEKHTKHRKKGGIKAAFEELVAKLVAYGEVMAIYIQKNLQIYIKNLVLSSVWVFTSFFLIFLGLLYISYGVFLSFQKFLSSGDPIFASFGTGFGFLIFAILFLSLVLKKK
- the cutA gene encoding divalent-cation tolerance protein CutA — its product is MASEEILVFTTIGDRDMAEEQISEMLEQGIIISGTIFPEVELVYLWEGKITVDTENKILLKAKADKYNAIEEFIMKRHPYIAPEIIRMDVSFGSPAYKAFVAEKIKKNS